In Flammeovirgaceae bacterium 311, one DNA window encodes the following:
- a CDS encoding type III restriction protein res subunit (COG0610 Type I site-specific restriction-modification system, R (restriction) subunit and related helicases): protein MPSQTNEQALEAIIEKKLTGITVEESKEREGPGNWAEAAGEYRAGNGYFQGVPKDFNKEYALDERRFWHFLESTQKEELDKLRDQAQWQLRIKQRLDRMIKKNGILYVLRKGLNVDDAHLTLLFAPPLASSSQEVKERFEKNEFSVTRQLRYSSANLGQEIDMVIFINGLPIATIELKNHWTGQSAKVHGVNQYKFERDATQPLLQFGRCIVHFAVDTEEIYMATRLSGKDTFFLPFNKGNNHGAGNPVNTLGHKTSYLWEEVLTRHSLSNIIQHFVTMEGSSKDPLAKRTMLFPRYHQLDVVRRLLADTANKGVGQTYLIQHSAGSGKSNSITWLAYQLIETYPENSATPGGRGTDYPLFDSVIVVTDRRILDKQLRDNIKEFSQVKNIVAPALTSQELRSALEQGKKIIITTIQKFPFIIDGIADLSDNRFAVIIDEAHSSQSGTAHDNMNRAMGKKAEEEEEEEEEKDAQDLILEAMRSRKMRGNASYFAFTATPKATTLEKFGEVQPDGTFNPFHLYSMKQAIEEGFILDVLANYTTYKSYYEIEKSIIDNPIFDTTKAQKKLKAYVEGHKETIQTKAEIILNHFIPNIVNAKKLKGKAKAMVVTQNIEAAINYYQALKKILESKGANFKIMIAFSGKKTLSGIEYTEDTVNGFPGKDMKEKFDTDDYRLLVVANKFLTGFDQKKLTAMYVDKKLQSVLAVQALSRLNRSANNLGKKTEDLFVLDFFNSTEDIKKAFDPFYTSTSLSEATDVNVLHDLKDKLDGEGVYEWGEIEEFVEKFFRKASADELSPLTGRAAQRFNKDLELTDIEKADFKIKAKQFVKIYGQMASIMPFEVVSWEKLFWFLKFLIPHLIVKDTTTDTVDELLNSVDLSTYGLERTKLSHAIKLDGAGSTLDPQNPNPRGAHTNDEDKDELDLIIRGFNERWFNDWEATPDEQRVKFVSLAKHVQNHPNFQKQFVDNPDVQNRDLALEKIINDAISKQRRSELEMYKLYFQDEGFRIGMQEMIRRMVGAQH, encoded by the coding sequence ATGCCTAGTCAGACCAATGAACAGGCCCTGGAAGCAATAATAGAGAAAAAGCTTACAGGCATTACAGTAGAAGAATCAAAAGAGCGGGAGGGGCCTGGGAATTGGGCTGAAGCTGCGGGAGAATACCGTGCTGGAAACGGTTACTTTCAGGGCGTACCTAAGGATTTTAACAAAGAATATGCATTAGACGAAAGGCGCTTCTGGCATTTCCTGGAAAGCACGCAAAAGGAAGAGCTGGATAAGCTTAGAGATCAGGCTCAGTGGCAGCTGCGTATAAAACAGCGGCTGGACCGAATGATCAAGAAGAATGGCATCTTGTATGTATTGCGGAAAGGTCTTAACGTAGACGATGCTCATTTAACCCTACTGTTTGCTCCTCCGCTGGCCTCCAGCAGCCAGGAAGTAAAGGAACGTTTTGAGAAGAACGAGTTCAGTGTTACGCGTCAGCTAAGGTACTCTTCTGCCAATCTGGGGCAGGAGATTGATATGGTTATTTTTATCAATGGCCTGCCCATTGCAACCATTGAGCTAAAGAATCACTGGACTGGCCAGTCAGCTAAAGTGCATGGGGTAAATCAGTATAAGTTTGAACGAGATGCTACACAGCCCTTGCTTCAATTCGGTCGCTGCATTGTACACTTCGCAGTCGATACAGAAGAGATCTACATGGCCACCCGCTTAAGTGGAAAGGATACCTTTTTTCTGCCTTTCAACAAGGGCAATAACCATGGTGCTGGCAATCCTGTGAATACTTTGGGACATAAAACCAGCTATCTCTGGGAGGAAGTGCTGACACGCCATAGCTTGAGTAACATCATTCAGCACTTTGTCACGATGGAGGGCAGTTCCAAAGATCCGCTGGCGAAGCGCACCATGTTGTTCCCGCGATATCATCAGCTGGATGTGGTGCGTAGGTTGTTAGCTGATACAGCCAATAAAGGGGTAGGGCAGACTTACCTGATCCAGCACTCTGCCGGTTCTGGAAAATCTAACTCCATTACCTGGCTGGCCTACCAGCTAATAGAAACTTACCCGGAAAATTCTGCCACTCCCGGCGGCAGAGGCACTGATTATCCTCTCTTTGATTCAGTAATAGTAGTAACAGATCGTCGCATTCTGGACAAGCAGCTTCGCGATAACATCAAAGAATTCTCTCAGGTAAAAAACATTGTTGCGCCTGCACTTACCTCTCAGGAGTTGAGGTCAGCCCTCGAGCAGGGGAAAAAGATTATTATCACCACTATCCAGAAGTTTCCCTTCATCATAGATGGGATTGCTGATTTGAGTGATAATCGATTTGCGGTAATCATCGACGAGGCACACAGTTCCCAAAGCGGTACGGCACACGATAACATGAACCGCGCAATGGGTAAAAAGGCAGAGGAGGAGGAAGAAGAAGAGGAGGAGAAAGATGCACAGGATCTGATCCTTGAAGCCATGCGCTCCCGCAAAATGAGAGGCAATGCTTCCTACTTTGCCTTCACCGCAACTCCTAAGGCAACAACCCTTGAGAAGTTTGGTGAGGTTCAGCCGGATGGTACTTTTAACCCGTTTCACCTGTACAGCATGAAGCAGGCCATCGAAGAAGGCTTCATTCTGGATGTTCTTGCCAACTACACCACTTATAAAAGCTACTACGAAATCGAGAAATCGATCATCGATAATCCTATCTTTGACACTACTAAAGCGCAGAAAAAATTAAAAGCCTATGTAGAAGGGCACAAGGAGACTATCCAAACCAAGGCCGAGATTATCCTGAACCACTTTATACCAAATATAGTAAATGCAAAAAAGCTAAAGGGTAAAGCAAAGGCCATGGTAGTAACACAGAACATTGAAGCGGCTATCAACTACTACCAGGCACTAAAGAAAATCCTGGAGAGCAAAGGTGCTAACTTTAAGATCATGATTGCCTTCTCTGGAAAGAAGACCTTGAGCGGTATAGAGTATACCGAAGACACAGTGAATGGCTTTCCAGGCAAGGATATGAAAGAAAAGTTTGATACCGATGATTATCGCTTGCTGGTGGTTGCCAATAAATTTCTAACAGGCTTTGACCAGAAGAAGCTTACAGCCATGTATGTAGATAAGAAACTACAAAGTGTCTTGGCAGTACAGGCGCTGTCCCGCTTAAACCGCTCCGCAAACAATCTTGGCAAGAAAACAGAAGATCTTTTTGTGCTTGACTTCTTTAACAGTACCGAAGACATCAAAAAAGCTTTTGACCCTTTCTACACATCCACCAGTTTAAGTGAAGCCACCGATGTGAATGTGCTGCATGATCTGAAAGACAAGCTGGATGGAGAAGGTGTATATGAGTGGGGTGAGATTGAAGAATTTGTGGAGAAGTTCTTTCGTAAAGCCAGTGCCGATGAGCTAAGCCCACTCACAGGTAGAGCTGCCCAGCGCTTTAATAAAGATCTCGAACTTACTGATATAGAAAAGGCTGATTTTAAAATAAAGGCAAAGCAGTTTGTAAAGATCTACGGACAAATGGCCTCTATCATGCCTTTCGAAGTTGTAAGCTGGGAAAAGCTGTTCTGGTTCCTGAAATTCCTGATTCCCCATTTGATTGTAAAAGATACTACAACCGATACAGTAGACGAATTGCTCAATTCTGTTGACCTGTCGACTTATGGATTAGAACGTACAAAGCTGAGCCATGCCATTAAGTTGGATGGTGCCGGAAGCACACTTGATCCGCAAAATCCAAATCCAAGAGGAGCACATACAAATGATGAAGATAAAGATGAGCTGGATTTGATCATCAGAGGCTTTAATGAGCGCTGGTTTAATGATTGGGAGGCAACACCGGATGAGCAGCGGGTGAAATTCGTCAGTCTTGCTAAGCACGTACAGAATCACCCAAATTTTCAGAAGCAGTTTGTGGATAATCCTGATGTTCAGAACCGCGATCTGGCCCTGGAAAAAATTATCAACGATGCTATTAGTAAGCAGCGGCGGAGTGAGTTGGAAATGTACAAATTATATTTCCAGGATGAAGGGTTCCGGATAGGAATGCAGGAAATGATTAGGAGAATGGTTGGTGCTCAGCATTAA
- a CDS encoding hypothetical protein (COG2852 Uncharacterized protein conserved in bacteria) — MKKYSANYAYTNHNFVIQNLQESRIDGKYLPAICILKNLLQRGKPTIMSQYLQGIYGAIHKEENFTKPFVLIDSKKLRWVDTIKGDSVNNYYPAKTFLEDRIMQDLPEYSFIRQLIVPEISINDITQEDDAKFKHHFVDFYLPQANLVVEIDGQQHKLTGAKIADYVRDEHLAKYNVLIVRITTTELEERNKGYQDKINLIQAQLEKHSRFLNLYKDNYSLKFADLDEEIERAKLLPTSIIRFQVLILELLENGYLSLEDKNWHFEIRNQDVSGYERDAIEDLYEWFKYLLKLQKISFAKPAYKVSEVEKFTAKNTVKIDFSLLQRWTDESQLEKDVIFVRTDYQDLFFNIKSSKLDRINYFRLSTTKPIKYRLSFDEEVNDLANLEFFLKNVFEYDRFNAGQVSIIQNALEYRDTIGLLPTGGGKSLTYQLACLLQPCVSFVVCPIKSLMYDQKKDLESAYIHNVDAITSDVIGAAREQVLDRFGNGMYFFVFISPERFQTQDFRERLTAIHNNLNFSYAVIDEVHCLSEWGHDFRTSYLNLSNTIKTYCHNIRFLGLTATASVNVLKDVQIEFNVAQENVKTLIDYTRPELEFKVIKDKGNKYVEIKSLLEEFHEEDVQIVDGDKTNCGLIFTPFVNGKHGCYDLANSLEKDFKAPVKYYSGAKPKNFTSESDFEKYKINVQDEFKANKFSLLTATKAFGMGINKKNIRYTIHYGVPASMESLYQEAGRAGRDKRDAKCYVLLSEEKTDLSTIFDPDSSYEQIQALTEKVKWDGQDVFRQIFLYQNGLEPISEELELLSSLHKVYSEPNSSKVIYAANLGSDKAKVEKAIYRLSNLGVVRDWTVDDFFRGVFTVYYNTYSDQTIGATLLKFIRKYVDDFAFDISPERFKYTRILNEHGLADFDKYAKVLLQWSYDKFGANRRASLEHVYSNCLKYNDTLEGKEEFKRSLEAYFKFTQATYVLQHIAENNNKDFEKWFSVFYDQKKDLINEQALRDLEGNLQRFLESYQTNTGLYLINGLTIILQEKFLSQTQENRFAKAFETISNYPDPDYDFIIDQILGLSDKHLSQFGKRFILKYLYKYCKTEEEKLAFAKKLGDLETVVAHYNERLETINLRIRNGFRKVG, encoded by the coding sequence ATGAAAAAGTATTCAGCTAACTACGCTTATACTAACCATAATTTTGTAATCCAGAATTTACAGGAGTCCAGAATAGATGGTAAGTATTTACCTGCAATCTGTATTTTAAAAAACTTATTGCAGAGGGGTAAGCCTACTATTATGAGCCAATACCTACAGGGTATTTATGGTGCTATACATAAAGAAGAGAATTTTACTAAGCCTTTCGTATTGATTGACAGCAAGAAGCTGAGGTGGGTTGATACGATCAAAGGAGATTCTGTAAATAATTATTACCCTGCCAAAACCTTCCTGGAAGACAGAATTATGCAAGACTTGCCTGAATACAGCTTTATCAGGCAGTTGATTGTTCCTGAAATCTCTATCAATGATATCACCCAGGAAGATGATGCAAAATTCAAACATCATTTTGTGGATTTCTATCTGCCACAGGCTAATCTGGTCGTTGAAATTGATGGGCAGCAGCATAAACTAACGGGTGCTAAGATTGCTGATTACGTAAGGGATGAGCATTTAGCTAAGTATAATGTCCTCATCGTTAGGATAACTACAACTGAATTAGAGGAAAGGAACAAGGGTTATCAAGATAAAATCAACCTTATCCAAGCGCAGCTAGAAAAGCATAGCAGGTTTTTGAATCTATACAAAGACAACTATAGCCTGAAATTTGCTGATCTAGATGAGGAAATAGAAAGAGCTAAGCTGCTCCCTACCTCAATTATCAGATTTCAGGTGCTGATTCTGGAGCTACTAGAAAATGGATATCTAAGCCTTGAAGATAAAAACTGGCACTTTGAAATAAGGAACCAGGATGTTTCTGGATACGAGCGTGATGCTATAGAAGATTTATATGAATGGTTTAAATATCTGCTTAAACTCCAAAAAATCAGCTTTGCTAAGCCCGCTTATAAAGTATCTGAGGTAGAAAAGTTTACAGCCAAAAATACAGTTAAAATTGACTTTAGTCTCTTACAAAGGTGGACTGATGAAAGCCAGTTAGAAAAGGATGTCATCTTTGTAAGAACAGACTATCAGGATTTGTTCTTTAATATCAAGTCTAGCAAGCTGGATCGTATCAACTATTTCAGGCTCTCAACTACCAAGCCTATTAAATATAGATTGAGTTTCGATGAAGAAGTAAATGATTTAGCAAATCTTGAGTTCTTTCTAAAGAATGTTTTTGAGTATGATAGGTTTAATGCTGGTCAGGTTTCAATCATACAGAATGCCTTAGAATACAGAGATACGATAGGCTTACTTCCTACAGGGGGAGGTAAATCATTAACATATCAGCTGGCCTGTTTGCTACAGCCCTGTGTTAGCTTTGTAGTCTGTCCAATTAAATCCCTGATGTATGATCAGAAAAAGGATTTAGAATCGGCTTACATTCATAATGTAGATGCTATTACCAGTGATGTGATAGGAGCGGCCAGGGAGCAGGTGCTGGACCGTTTTGGGAATGGTATGTATTTCTTTGTCTTCATATCTCCTGAAAGATTCCAAACGCAGGATTTCCGCGAGCGGTTAACTGCTATCCATAACAACTTGAATTTCTCTTATGCAGTGATTGATGAGGTGCACTGTTTGTCTGAATGGGGGCACGACTTCCGGACCTCTTACCTCAACTTGTCCAATACCATCAAAACCTACTGTCACAACATAAGATTCCTGGGCTTAACAGCTACTGCATCCGTGAACGTTTTGAAAGATGTGCAGATAGAGTTTAACGTAGCACAGGAAAATGTTAAAACCTTAATCGATTACACCAGGCCTGAACTTGAATTTAAGGTCATTAAAGATAAAGGAAACAAATACGTAGAGATCAAAAGCCTACTCGAAGAATTTCACGAAGAAGATGTGCAGATTGTTGATGGTGATAAGACAAATTGTGGCCTGATTTTCACTCCCTTTGTGAATGGAAAGCACGGTTGCTACGATTTAGCCAATAGTCTGGAAAAGGATTTTAAAGCCCCGGTTAAGTATTATTCTGGAGCAAAGCCTAAAAACTTCACTAGTGAATCAGACTTTGAGAAGTATAAGATCAATGTGCAGGATGAGTTCAAAGCGAATAAATTTTCTTTGCTGACTGCCACAAAAGCTTTTGGTATGGGAATAAATAAGAAGAACATCCGGTATACTATTCATTATGGTGTACCTGCTTCTATGGAATCGCTGTACCAGGAAGCAGGGCGAGCGGGTAGAGACAAAAGAGATGCTAAATGCTATGTTCTTCTATCTGAAGAGAAAACTGATCTATCAACCATATTCGACCCCGACTCATCTTATGAGCAAATACAGGCACTAACTGAAAAGGTAAAGTGGGATGGTCAGGATGTGTTCAGACAGATTTTTCTGTACCAAAATGGATTAGAGCCAATATCAGAAGAGCTTGAGCTTCTTTCCAGTTTACATAAGGTATACTCAGAACCTAATTCATCAAAGGTAATCTATGCAGCCAATTTAGGATCGGATAAAGCAAAGGTTGAGAAAGCTATCTATCGCTTATCCAACTTAGGAGTAGTAAGAGATTGGACTGTGGATGACTTTTTCAGGGGAGTTTTTACAGTTTATTATAATACCTACAGTGACCAGACCATTGGCGCCACCCTGTTGAAGTTCATCAGGAAATATGTTGATGACTTTGCTTTTGATATCAGCCCAGAGCGATTCAAATACACAAGAATTCTTAATGAGCATGGACTAGCAGATTTTGATAAATATGCAAAGGTGCTGTTGCAGTGGTCTTACGATAAGTTTGGCGCTAACAGAAGGGCCTCACTGGAACATGTGTACAGTAACTGCTTAAAGTACAATGACACACTAGAGGGAAAAGAAGAGTTTAAAAGATCCCTGGAAGCATATTTTAAATTTACGCAAGCGACCTATGTGCTTCAGCACATTGCAGAAAACAACAATAAAGACTTTGAAAAATGGTTTAGCGTTTTCTACGATCAGAAAAAGGATTTGATCAATGAACAAGCTCTAAGAGATCTGGAAGGTAATCTCCAAAGGTTCTTGGAGAGTTATCAGACTAATACCGGGCTTTACCTTATTAATGGTTTGACAATCATCCTCCAGGAAAAGTTCTTAAGCCAGACCCAGGAAAACAGATTTGCAAAAGCCTTCGAAACCATTAGTAATTATCCAGATCCTGATTATGACTTTATAATTGATCAAATTTTAGGACTGTCTGATAAACATCTTAGCCAATTCGGTAAAAGGTTTATATTAAAATATCTATACAAGTATTGTAAAACTGAGGAGGAAAAGCTGGCGTTTGCCAAGAAGCTTGGTGACTTGGAAACAGTGGTAGCTCACTATAATGAACGATTAGAAACAATTAACCTGCGCATAAGAAATGGATTTAGAAAAGTTGGATAA
- a CDS encoding hypothetical protein (COG0840 Methyl-accepting chemotaxis protein), with amino-acid sequence MDLEKLDNTILELEQNSRELKDFVKVYSEISILKNDLLNNAVQLQESNKALGKVDKELTATLESYTKQLNKIDQLLEKRIDELYKDNKGFQKELDQLIISKLEKHKSDIEVSVRNEGTQIQRATENALTSKFNSLDAQLKENFREQAKKLKYLETLLYAAIALGIGAIVLRFVG; translated from the coding sequence ATGGATTTAGAAAAGTTGGATAACACTATCCTTGAGCTTGAGCAGAATTCAAGAGAGCTAAAGGATTTCGTAAAAGTTTACTCAGAGATAAGTATACTCAAAAACGACCTACTGAATAATGCTGTTCAGCTCCAGGAGAGCAACAAAGCCTTAGGAAAGGTTGATAAGGAACTTACTGCAACCTTAGAATCCTATACCAAGCAGCTCAATAAGATTGATCAGCTGTTGGAAAAAAGGATTGACGAGCTATATAAAGACAATAAAGGCTTTCAAAAAGAGCTGGATCAACTGATCATATCCAAGCTAGAAAAGCATAAATCTGATATTGAAGTATCGGTCAGGAACGAAGGTACTCAAATTCAGAGAGCTACTGAAAATGCTTTAACCTCTAAGTTTAATTCATTGGATGCTCAGCTGAAAGAAAATTTCCGTGAACAAGCAAAAAAACTGAAATACCTTGAGACACTACTCTATGCAGCAATCGCATTGGGTATTGGAGCAATCGTTTTAAGGTTTGTGGGGTAG
- a CDS encoding ribosomal-protein-amino-adic N-acetyltransferase (COG1670 Acetyltransferases, including N-acetylases of ribosomal proteins), producing the protein MAVPKLVSDRLTLREIKSKDIFAHTALFSDQQTMELFGGHIITNDLELKDVINTKKSEFENGNAIFWVITLTEDKEFIGFARLMSYNSHYFDSSYSSVGEMRHDPSFHEYINKDGWEIDYALLKDYRGKGIMSEAIDLVLNYCSENKLSPLYAKVNSLSNKATISLLKKKKFVDHLPLANRNGGFGMIFKMTL; encoded by the coding sequence ATGGCAGTACCTAAATTAGTTTCTGATCGACTTACCCTGCGGGAGATTAAGAGCAAAGATATTTTTGCCCATACAGCACTTTTCTCCGATCAGCAAACGATGGAACTTTTCGGTGGGCATATTATTACAAATGATTTAGAATTGAAAGATGTAATTAATACAAAGAAATCAGAGTTTGAAAATGGTAACGCGATCTTCTGGGTCATTACCCTAACTGAGGATAAGGAATTCATTGGCTTTGCTCGACTTATGTCCTACAATAGTCACTATTTTGACTCAAGCTATTCTTCTGTGGGTGAAATGAGACATGACCCCAGCTTCCACGAATATATAAACAAAGATGGTTGGGAAATTGACTATGCCTTATTAAAAGACTATCGAGGGAAGGGCATTATGTCAGAAGCAATAGATCTTGTCTTAAATTACTGCTCTGAAAATAAATTATCCCCACTATATGCTAAAGTTAATAGCCTATCAAATAAAGCTACTATTAGCCTGTTGAAGAAAAAAAAATTCGTCGACCACCTGCCCCTTGCAAATAGAAACGGCGGGTTTGGGATGATTTTTAAAATGACTTTATAA
- a CDS encoding haloacid dehalogenase-like hydrolase (COG1011 Predicted hydrolase (HAD superfamily)), with amino-acid sequence MIPSTIQNIIFDLGGVVIHLDMPRTFTAFAQMGNFAPEQAEALFHKDPLFLSYERGAVTPQEFLLGLRHLMGKPLSDEELITAWNAMLLHFPPENIELLRSLKASGKYKLFMLSNTNIIHIEEVHRRLEQLCGEKDFSSLFDKVYYSQDIGARKPDPEAFQVILDEWNLKPEETLFIDDNKNNLLGAERLGIQTLHFEQNSSLPLIFSNGSGQKE; translated from the coding sequence TTGATTCCTTCTACCATACAAAATATTATTTTCGACCTGGGCGGCGTGGTGATCCACCTGGATATGCCCCGTACCTTTACCGCTTTCGCTCAAATGGGTAACTTTGCCCCCGAGCAGGCCGAAGCACTTTTTCATAAAGATCCCCTCTTTCTGTCGTACGAGCGGGGAGCAGTAACCCCACAGGAATTTCTGCTGGGACTGCGCCACCTCATGGGTAAACCCTTGTCTGATGAGGAGCTGATAACCGCCTGGAATGCCATGCTGCTCCATTTTCCACCCGAAAATATTGAGCTGCTCCGCAGCCTGAAAGCGAGTGGTAAATACAAGCTGTTCATGCTGTCGAATACAAACATCATCCACATTGAGGAGGTGCACCGACGCCTGGAGCAGCTGTGCGGCGAAAAGGACTTTTCCAGCCTCTTCGACAAGGTTTACTACTCACAGGACATTGGTGCCCGTAAACCTGATCCCGAGGCTTTCCAGGTGATCCTGGATGAATGGAACCTGAAGCCTGAAGAAACCCTCTTTATCGACGACAATAAAAACAACCTCCTGGGAGCGGAACGCTTGGGTATACAAACCCTCCATTTTGAGCAGAATAGTTCGCTACCCCTAATCTTTAGCAATGGATCAGGCCAAAAAGAATAA
- a CDS encoding peptidase M50 (COG0750 Predicted membrane-associated Zn-dependent proteases 1), producing MDQAKKNKRLLLHLTLFVVTLITTTLAGAEWRYMYRVIGMGEEGGELSVFWRGISWSEFATGFAFSLPFLSFLTVHEFGHYFTARAHKIRVSLPYFIPFWFAGFMPAIGTMGAVIRIRQYIQSRKVHFDIGIAGPLAGFVIALGVLAWGFTHLPPQDYILQVHPEYRELGAQWQEEANKISLETEGSFYLGKNLLYVLFEKYLASDPERIPSAFEIIHYPWLFAGFLGLFFTALNLLPIGQLDGGHILYGLLGYNWHRRIATALFVALVFWSGLGIPTPDPDEGAGGLLLRLGVYGLFLYYLFGRLDMPASHRLTLVLGVMCAQLMVGYLVPGARGYLGWMLYAFLIGRFIGVYHPVTPEDHPLSTGRKALGWLALLIFVLCFSPEPFVFVE from the coding sequence ATGGATCAGGCCAAAAAGAATAAACGTTTACTCCTTCACCTCACCCTCTTTGTTGTTACCCTCATTACCACTACCCTGGCCGGGGCCGAATGGCGCTATATGTACCGGGTGATTGGCATGGGCGAAGAAGGTGGGGAGCTCTCGGTGTTCTGGAGAGGGATCAGCTGGTCGGAATTTGCCACCGGCTTTGCTTTTAGCCTGCCTTTCCTCTCTTTTTTAACAGTGCATGAGTTTGGGCATTACTTTACGGCACGTGCCCATAAGATCCGGGTATCGCTTCCTTACTTTATTCCCTTCTGGTTTGCAGGTTTTATGCCGGCCATTGGTACCATGGGGGCGGTGATCCGCATCAGGCAGTATATCCAGAGCCGTAAAGTACATTTCGATATTGGTATTGCCGGTCCGCTGGCAGGCTTTGTGATTGCCCTGGGTGTGCTGGCCTGGGGATTTACGCACCTGCCGCCGCAGGATTATATTCTGCAGGTGCACCCGGAGTACAGGGAGCTGGGTGCCCAATGGCAGGAGGAGGCCAATAAGATCAGCCTGGAAACCGAAGGCTCTTTTTACCTGGGCAAGAACCTCCTCTATGTGCTCTTTGAGAAATACCTGGCGTCAGATCCGGAGCGGATACCAAGTGCTTTTGAGATTATTCACTACCCCTGGTTGTTTGCAGGTTTCCTGGGACTGTTCTTTACAGCCCTGAACCTGCTGCCCATCGGCCAGCTCGATGGCGGCCATATCCTCTACGGGCTGCTGGGCTATAACTGGCACAGGAGGATTGCTACGGCCCTCTTTGTGGCCCTGGTGTTCTGGTCCGGGCTTGGCATTCCCACTCCCGATCCTGATGAAGGGGCAGGGGGGCTTCTTTTACGGCTCGGGGTCTACGGCCTGTTCCTGTACTACCTCTTTGGCCGTCTGGATATGCCCGCCAGCCATCGCCTGACCCTGGTGCTCGGCGTGATGTGTGCCCAGCTGATGGTGGGCTACCTGGTGCCCGGCGCCCGCGGCTACCTGGGCTGGATGCTGTACGCCTTCCTCATCGGCCGCTTTATCGGTGTTTACCACCCCGTTACCCCCGAAGACCACCCCCTAAGCACCGGCCGCAAAGCCCTGGGCTGGCTGGCACTGCTGATCTTCGTCCTCTGCTTCAGCCCGGAGCCCTTTGTGTTTGTGGAGTAA
- a CDS encoding rhodanese-like protein (COG0607 Rhodanese-related sulfurtransferase): protein MADITAQELKDRMDKGEQPYILDVREEAEYETEGNINGQLIPLGLLPHRLNEINAGKDDEIIVHCRSGKRSATAQKFLKQQGYTNVRNLEGGILAWKEIS from the coding sequence ATGGCAGACATTACTGCACAAGAACTGAAAGATCGTATGGACAAAGGCGAGCAGCCCTACATCCTGGATGTGCGCGAAGAAGCTGAATACGAAACCGAAGGCAATATTAACGGACAGCTGATTCCCCTGGGCCTCCTGCCCCACCGCCTCAACGAAATCAATGCCGGCAAAGACGACGAGATCATCGTTCACTGCCGCTCCGGAAAGCGCAGCGCCACCGCCCAGAAGTTCCTAAAACAGCAGGGCTATACAAATGTGAGAAACCTGGAGGGAGGGATTTTGGCGTGGAAGGAGATTAGCTAA
- a CDS encoding PASTA domain-containing protein (COG2815 Uncharacterized protein conserved in bacteria), whose protein sequence is MKVTSFKHVLIHLAIILVTGFILLFLFFNIYLPSETQHGDSITVPNIQGRSYAELTDFMNQHRLRYEVNDSTFSTDFPPLTVMKQYPLPGAQVKENRKVFVSLNAKNPPKVRMPNLVDGSVKNAQLVLKSFGLELGEITYEPNLAANAVLKQLHRGKPIEEGAYIAKGSKIDLVAGDGKGNNDFTIENLMGMDLETAQFNIIGSGLQVGEITYEAAPDKAPNTVLRQIPPAGAKVQIGETVDLWIVKFGPGQVDPGLPTPGSEEGGL, encoded by the coding sequence ATGAAAGTAACTTCTTTTAAACACGTGCTTATTCACCTGGCCATCATTTTGGTGACCGGGTTTATTCTCCTATTCCTTTTCTTTAACATTTACCTGCCCAGCGAAACACAGCACGGCGACAGCATCACCGTGCCAAACATACAGGGCCGCTCCTATGCCGAGCTGACAGATTTTATGAACCAGCACCGGCTGCGCTACGAGGTAAATGACTCTACCTTCAGCACCGATTTTCCGCCCCTGACCGTGATGAAGCAGTACCCACTGCCCGGCGCACAGGTAAAGGAAAACCGCAAGGTGTTTGTTTCCCTCAACGCCAAAAATCCACCCAAGGTGCGCATGCCAAACCTGGTAGACGGATCGGTAAAAAATGCCCAGCTGGTGCTGAAAAGCTTTGGCCTGGAGCTGGGAGAAATTACCTACGAACCAAACCTGGCTGCCAATGCCGTACTCAAGCAATTGCACAGGGGCAAACCTATTGAAGAAGGCGCTTATATTGCCAAGGGCTCCAAGATAGACCTGGTAGCAGGAGACGGCAAGGGAAATAACGACTTTACCATCGAAAACCTGATGGGCATGGACCTGGAGACTGCCCAGTTCAACATCATCGGCTCCGGCCTGCAGGTAGGCGAAATCACCTACGAAGCAGCTCCTGACAAAGCCCCGAATACAGTGCTTAGGCAAATACCACCGGCAGGTGCCAAAGTACAGATTGGCGAAACCGTAGACCTCTGGATCGTAAAATTCGGCCCCGGCCAGGTAGATCCCGGCCTCCCCACTCCAGGTTCAGAAGAAGGCGGGTTGTAG